The Elaeis guineensis isolate ETL-2024a chromosome 13, EG11, whole genome shotgun sequence genome includes a region encoding these proteins:
- the LOC105060563 gene encoding E3 ubiquitin-protein ligase ATL31, producing the protein MPAVTTDAKRQQAAKAMTAASFDPPQGILTALASSQFPPLPLINPPPTPPQGILPPMAPTNHRRPIPSPGAARPISALLLLLPLLLLTPRCSVAQSSPSSGINNSDNNSYFDTTNYNASMAILIVVLISAFFILGFLSLYLQRCGGGGTESVRISLRGRGGEWRSWRHRGLDPAVLETFPTLVYSEVKELKIGKGALECAVCLSEFEDDETLRLLPKCSHVFHPDCIDAWLASHVTCPVCRTNLVPDPDAPRTTAADPRPPAPAAVEGTEGDGERADAAPAMEGAAAAAAPAEEVVITVDEEAAEMETREEAAELERIRNQTRAMRSRSGRRPARFPRSHSTGHSMVQPGENLDRFTLRLPEHILLKIVAAGKLHRSTSCLALPTAGEGSSRRGYRGGGGDGLEGSSRGGRWIRPGRSGGWPSSFFVRTFSAKIPTWRKGDGEGSVKKGDGEGSTRGKRSAVAAFDCLGGGGKAECVADEGESSSAAMARRV; encoded by the coding sequence ATGCCAGCCGTAACAACAGATGCAAAACGTCAGCAGGCGGCGAAGGCGATGACCGCTGCGTCTTTTGACCCACCTCAGGGTATCTTGACAGCCCTGGCTTCTTCCCagtttcctccccttcctcttatTAATCCCCCGCCAACTCCACCTCAGGGTATCTTGCCACCCATGGCGCCGACGAATCACCGCCGTCCAATCCCTTCTCCCGGCGCCGCGCGCCCCATCTCCgcccttcttctcctccttcccctgCTTCTCCTCACCCCTCGGTGCTCAGTCGCCCAGTCCTCCCCTTCCTCCGGCATCAACAACAGCGACAACAACTCTTACTTCGACACGACGAATTACAACGCTTCGATGGCCATCCTGATTGTGGTGTTGATCAGCGCGTTCTTCATTTTGGGGTTTCTTTCGCTGTATCTCCAAAGGTGCGGCGGCGGCGGCACGGAGTCGGTCCGCATCTCCCTGCGCGGGCGCGGCGGCGAGTGGCGATCGTGGCGGCACCGGGGGCTGGACCCAGCGGTGCTGGAGACGTTCCCGACGCTGGTGTACTCGGAGGTGAAGGAGCTCAAGATCGGGAAAGGGGCGCTGGAGTGCGCGGTTTGCCTCAGCGAGTTCGAGGACGACGAGACCCTCCGACTCCTCCCCAAATGCAGCCACGTGTTCCACCCCGATTGTATCGACGCCTGGCTCGCCTCCCACGTCACCTGCCCTGTCTGCCGTACCAATCTCGTCCCCGACCCCGACGCACCCCGGACCACCGCAGCCGATCCACGACCGCCGGCGCCAGCCGCCGTGGAGGGGACGGAGGGTGACGGGGAGAGGGCGGACGCGGCGCCGGCGATGGAGGGAGCCGCTGCGGCGGCGGCGCCGGCGGAGGAGGTGGTGATCACGGTGGACGAGGAGGCGGCGGAGATGGAGACGAGGGAGGAAGCGGCAGAGCTGGAGAGGATCAGGAACCAGACGCGGGCGATGCGGTCGAGGTCGGGGCGGCGGCCGGCGAGGTTCCCGAGATCGCATTCGACGGGGCACTCGATGGTGCAGCCGGGGGAGAATCTCGACCGGTTTACTCTCCGACTGCCGGAGCACATTCTGTTGAAGATCGTCGCCGCCGGGAAGCTCCACCGATCGACGAGCTGCCTCGCGCTACCGACCGCCGGGGAAGGGAGCTCGCGGCGGGGATACCGCGGTGGCGGAGGGGATGGATTGGAGGGGAGTAGCCGCGGGGGGAGGTGGATCCGGCCAGGGCGGTCGGGCGGGTGGCCGTCCTCGTTCTTCGTGAGGACGTTCTCGGCGAAGATTCCGACATGGAGGAAGGGGGATGGAGAGGGTTCCGTGAAGAAGGGAGATGGGGAGGGATCCACGAGGGGGAAGCGCTCAGCCGTGGCGGCTTTCGACTGCCTCGGCGGCGGCGGGAAGGCCGAATGCGTCGCCGACGAGGGCGAATCGTCCAGCGCGGCAATGGCCCGGCGGGTTTGA